In the genome of Arachis stenosperma cultivar V10309 chromosome 6, arast.V10309.gnm1.PFL2, whole genome shotgun sequence, the window TTAAGATTTCATTACTATTGTACATAAATAAATTGTTGATTACAATAGATTGgacttaaaattattattatcattcTGTCAATGAGTCAAATTTTTTGACATAATTGCTTTATCTTTAGTCCACGTTGTTGGTGTTTTAGAAATTAACAATATACTCAATAAGAATTTGAAGCTATATTATTCTCAACGTTGCTGAACACTAACCAAGACTTAAGAACTTCACAAGCAAAATAAGCAAGTTTATAATTAGTTCAAACTGAAATAAAAAAGGCCCAAATGTCATTATACAGCCCAAATAATGAAATCAAGCATCTGAGCCATAGCTACTTGGACTAAGCCTCCAATTCAGCCCATTGCCATTCTTGAAAGAAATAGCATCTTCTTGCTGGTGGTGCTATGTTGTTTTGGATAAGGcataaagaagaaagagaaaatcaCTTTTCTCTTGAGCACcaaagaggaagaaagaaaaaacctTCCAATTCAATCCATTGCCATTCTTGAAAGGAAGAGCATCTTCTTGCTGGTGGTGCTATGTTGTTTCGGATAAGGTATaaggaagaaagagaaaatcactttctcttgagcaccaaagaggaagaaagaaaaagtaatCTCTGATAGCTATGTCAAATCAAAATCAACATAAACAAGTTAAGCAAAATCAAAGGATAAAGGTATGAAGTTTACATTAATATGCAAATCAATTACTTGctgatttcttcttctctctgcATAACTATTTCGGGTAACATGAAGAAAGTGGTGGCTATCTTGTTCCGCTATAAATCAATGGTTGATAATAAAATTTGGGGCCAAAGCACAAGATTAAGGGTTTAGATTTGAAAAATTCGTTAAGGAAGCAAGTTGCTACTGCTCATCTCTTCTCTATTGTGATTAGCTTTGATATctaattcttaatttttttttatctgatggaagaaaaagaaagaaaaacttCAGCCGGTTCAAAATTCAAGAAGATGACTTTGGAAAGAAACTTTAGCTATGGAAACAGAGCTCAATACAAAAAGGAAAATCAACTTTAGTTTTGTTTAAGGAGAGTGAACTAGAGTTTGAGTTTCATTGAGAGCTTCTGTATTGTTCTTGCTCAAAGTTTTGGACGATGTTTCTACATCAAAGAAACATTCTGCCAAGATGGAGAGCTACATATGAGAGTGCTGAATCCGATTCATCTTATAGCTTCAGAGTTGTTCAATATCATTTCCTTCATGGTTTATCATTGAATATTTTGTTTGTATGTTGTATCTTTTATTGTTTCTATTCAGTGGTAAAAGGTATATAAGTGAGGCTTTAAGAAAAAATCATTGAGAGGAAAGGCAAAGAAAGGAACTTGGAGAAAAAAGTCAAAATTTATGTCATATctcttttgattatatttttatttgtatcttGTATCTGAGAGGTATCCTTACTAATTTGGGTGAGCACTTAGTGATTGTATCATGCTCCTGAGAGGATTTCCTTGCTCATTTGGGTGAACACTAACTCTTTGTAATATCCAACTCAGAGGCATAAAATTGGAATTTATGAATATGAAGAATCCTTGAGGAAGAGGTAGTTTTTCTCTCTCAGATCCAagactaaaactaaaactattgAATGAGTTAATGTGTGAATGTGCGAATGTGTGAATGTGTTAATCCCCCCTTTGAGTCTCTGCTGTCCTCTGACTCTAAtttgtgtttctgggccgaaaattgGGTCCGAACTCAGCCCAAAATCGTCCCCAGCGAATTCTGCAGTTGTAGCGTATTACGCACGtcgcgcgtacgcgtcaggtgCACGTCCGCGTCGATGGCCTTCTGCGCATATCGCGCGTACGCGCCAGATGCGCGTGCGCGGCGATGATCTTCTGCGCcaatgcacgcgtgcgcgccaggtGCGTGCGCGCATCGATCCTCGCTGGTCAGCTCCTTTGTTTCTTCgcgttccttccatttttgcaagcttccctTCCGTCTTCTAAGTCATTCCTACCCTGTaaagcctgaaaacacttaacacacagatcacagcatcgaatggtataaagggggATTAAAGATTGATTATTTGAAggcttaggaagcaagtttcCAATCACAGAGAATGAAGAtataaaacatgcgaattgtatgaataagtgtatgaagaatTGATAAAAACCACCCAATTTAGCACAAgaataatcataaaatagtggtttatcaagcaCTTAGTAGTTGAAAGTCTAGGGAGTGAACCTAAccaaatcaagcttgggtagtAGTTTGGTTTATACCTAATAGAATTAAGTTGAATCCTTGGAAAtcggtgtatgtaatacttgaAAAGATAGCCAAAATTCCATCACTGTTGTGGTGGACACTAGATGTTGGTTGCATTGCATAAGGCAGCTAAACCAGGATACATGGCTGagtcatcttcttcttccttgttctgatTCTGTTTTTCAcaatttatgagacaaaataaaattgtcttTTGCATAATCAACTTCGCAGCCTAAAAAGAAGCAAAGTTTCATTTTTTGATTTGAGAACTTATTATTCAAGATAAATAGAAGGCCAgagattcaacccccttctctaGAATTCAGGAGACCCTCTACCTGATGTAACTAGCTACAGTCGACTCGTTGGGCGGCTGATTTACTTAACTAATACCATGCTTGATATTTGCTTCACCGTAAGCAAGTTAAGTAAATACCTGGACTGTGCTACCACTAAACACTTTGAAGCTACTCTACATGTTCTTAGATACTTGAAGGGTGCAATAGCTAAGGGCGTGTTTTTATCTTCTTTCAAGAATCTTCAATTGAAAGTATTTTCTAACTCAGATTGGGGTTCCTGTACAGATTCAATACGTTCAGTTATtcgtttttgtttttttttttttcttggatcATCTTTGATGTCATGGAGAAGCAAGAAATAATCCAGTATTGCTCGCTCATCAGCTGTGGCTGAATACAGAGCCATGGATGTTGTAACGTGTGAAGGTATATGGATTTCCAATATTCTCGGAGACTTTAATCTTCCTCTCACTCATCCCATCATTTTATACTGTGACAACTAATCTGCTATGCACATTGCAGCCAATTCAGTCTTCCACGAGCGCACAAAGAACATCAAAATCAACTGCCATACTCTGCCCGACCAAGTTCAAAAGGGTGTGATTAAATTGCTACCAGTTTTATCTACTAATGAAGCAGCTAATGTCTAAACAAAGGCGCCACCAGCTATATTTTTTACTGCTCAGTCCAAGCTGGGACTAATAAACATTCATACACCCATCTTAAGGGAGGACgtgataaaaaatattcatcaaattagaagttaattataatttgtaaTAGCATATTAGTCAATATAGCAAGATatgaaatattaattaattagtatagtttgtTATGATTACCAATTTGCCACCGTGGCGTGTATATCATGTGAAAGAAATTGTGCAGGTTGTTAGAATAGGAAACAAATATCGGTAGCAATAGTGTGTATATATGCCAAAAGATGAATGAAATTTGTGTGTGTTTTACCACTCTCCTAGCTTTCATTTTTTGATTCTCTACTCTCACATAATGTGAGCTCCACGTTCCTCACCAAATTCTACAACTGAAGAACAAAATTTGTGCAATTATGATTAAACATGATTCTTGACAAAAGTGTGAGCACAATCAACTTGAGGTTGCAGAGATTTAGTAACGatgagagaagagaggaaagaagggaaagaaaaaaatcAGTGTAAGGTAAACTTGCTGATGTAAAATAGAGCATCTCAAACTGTGACTCATTACAAGAGTTGCTATATATACAATATAACTAAGAGCACCTAACTAATTCTACCACGATTACTTTCTAACTATGCATCTAACAGATTTCTAACTATGGTAAATTAGTGAGCACAGTTAGTGAACTTGGTTAACTAATTGCCTAATGTAATAGATAATGTAAGGCTAATATCAAAGTTGATATCACCTATATCAACTAACATCCTCCCTCATACTCAGAGTTTGGATGTCCAACAATCCTGAAAAAGACATGGAGCTAGTGATTTTGTAAGCAAATCCGCTATTTGGTTAGCCGAGGTAACTGGCAGCAATTTGAGAACTTCTTTATTGACTTTATCGCGCACAATGTGGCAATCTATCTCAATGTGCTTGCACTCGTGTAGAATTGAATTAGCAGCCATATGAAAGGCAGATTGACTGTCGTTGTACAACGTGAAGGGCCTGTCATGATTAACGCCAAGAACCCGCAGCAACCGCAATAACCAAAGACCCTCACAAGTAGCATTTGCAAGCGCTCGGTACTCAGCCTCAGAGGAAGATCGAAATACGGTCTGCTGCTTGTTACTCTTCTAAGAGATCAAGGTGGTGCCTAAGAAGAAACAGTAGCCGGAGACAGATCGTCTAGTATCGGGACATGTGGCCCAATCAGCATTAGCAAAGGTGAAATCAGTGCTAATAGGAAAGAAAAGACCGTTGCTGAGGGATTGGTTGTAGCCAGACTCggacaaaactgagaccaactTCGTATTCCATAGATGAACTTTCTGTTTTAGGTCATACAAAAACTTGTTGAGCTTGAATATTGAGCCATCCAGAGAGAGAACAGATTGGTAAATATCGGTTAAAGAGAGTTCCAATGAAACGGATACACTATTTTTCCTTAATCTATAGACTAAAACGACGATCTTTAAAAGGAAGACGGGTCAATGGtgacgaagaagaagaaaacgagTTTGATGATCAGGAAATTATCTCGAAAGAGGAGGATGGTAAAccagaggaagaagatgatgaatctgaataaagttaatataaatatagttttatgatatgtatttttttaccaaattttgaaaagaatgtaatataattattattttttcagaTATTTCAATTACCATCCATCCGTATTTTTACTTTTGATATTTCACACCAGGTTTAGAGCACtgttttaattattaattatcagGATACATTATAAATggatgaaaaataattttttaaaaaaataaaaaagactaCCGTTGAAATATACTGACAGTAACAGCCCagttattttttcaaaaaaaatataaaaaaaatttccgTCGGCATTACcgtcaaattaatttgtccgCAAAATGGTGCAGAGACGTATGATATGGCGCTAACGTTATCGTCAAAAAATTTTCGACGAAAATTATTGCCGGATGCAAAAATTCGCAGATAATATATTATTGACGAGGTTTATTCTATcgaattttattcattttttcgACAATAATTCTGAcagtatttaatatttttcttgtaATGTATACTTTTTTTcgatcttttaaaattattaatgacCTTAATCCTAAAACACTTAAAAAATTTCATCACGACAATATCAAATGGCATAAAAGGAAGAAATTGAGAATGTGACaattaaaaacccaaaaaacatatttttcgcaaataattttattgaaaaaaaatttaaaaattttaattaattaaaccaaaattatataaattaattgatAAATTTCATACTTTTtaacataatttaaaataataaaatagaatttttcgGCGCCCACCCTGGCTCGGACGCCTCTATTGACAATGACATTGTGTTCCATCCTCTCTAATGaagcaaaataaatattgtGCCTAACAGGCATCGATCTAACTAGAAATAATATATTTGCTATTTacgatattattatatattcttttaaaaaGTCTAAGAACTTTTCGAAAAATGTTTAGTGAtcaacaattttttatttttttttatttttgaactaatattaattaatatatttttgcactaaaaatatttatcataatATATAACCCAAGTAATTAGCATTTTATTCATCCTAAACAAGATTAATATCTCGGTTTGACAGGTGTACTTTCCTTATTCGTCTGTCATTACATAGCCACCAGATATTCATCAATATTGAATACCATGTTCACACTATAACCGACCTTTTAGAAACTTTAGCAAGTGATTTTTATCAAACGTGGATATATATGTGAGACTGAAATCTTTTGACCCGTCTCATTAATGACTTTAGCTCCGCCCATCTTCCAAAAATATCTCATGTAATATGTTGTACTATTTAATTTGACTTGCCAATTTAAGTAGCACACTACTTTCATTAATTTTGGTTCTGTCCAAAACATCAACACGCACCAACAACGAACAATGATTCTCTCTTACGCCCTCCTTGTTTTCCTTACACTACTCTTTTTCATCTTAACATTTAGAAAATCAGATCTACAAAAAAACCTTCCTCCTGGCCCACGGAAACTACCATTCATCGGCAACCTTCACCAAATTGGCGAGCTCCCCTATCTATCGCTTCAAGAATTGTCAAGTCATCATGGGCCACTCATGTTCTTGAAGTTGGGTTCTGTTCCTACTTTGGTGGTCTCTTCGGCCGAGATAGCCAAAGAGATCTTCAAGAACCATGACTTGGCCTTCTCCGGCCGCCCCAAACTTTATGCCGGGAACCGTTTGGGATACAACGGATCAGCTATGACTTTCACTCCTTATGGTGACTACTGGAAGGAAATAAGGAAAATTGTGATGTTGGAGTTGCTGAGtgcaaagagggttcaatcttTTCAAGCTGTGAGGTTTGAAGAGGTTCAAGTTCTCCTCCATTCCATAGCACTTTCCGGCGGTAGTCCTGTTAATCTAAGCCACTTGACGCTTTCTCTTACCAATAATATCGTTTGTCGGATTGCATTCGGCACAAGGTATTGTTCAAATTGTTTTGTTTGGACacattaatttttcttttctttaatccTTTGCCAAAATATcttgataacaaaaaaaaaataagctAGAAGCCTAAAACCAATcataacttattttatttaatattcattaattgCTATGACAATTAATAAATGGTAAATAAAACAAATTCtagctaattttttttgtttcctaATATTGACGGCaaaataatatacaaatataGACGAAGGATTTGAATTATTATTGTAAAAAAGTGAATAATTATGAGTTCAAAGAAATTGGCtcgttatttttttatttgcaaAAATCAAACTCTTATTATTGATTTAGTATTTgacttatttttgtaatatCTCATTTAatctgttaattttaattatcaataatattataagataaataaaatttatttttttgttaatattttaatcaataaaattattttatactaaattttaaattctaactgttaatagtaaaaaaatataatattgctAGAAGGCAATGAATcctaatatttctcttttagttattatttattcGACTTGCATATGCATTCCACTTATTAATAGTTTAATACTTCTGTAAACAGATTTGGGGATGCAAGTAGTAAGTTCTATGAGATGCTTAGGGAAACACAGGAGTTATTGGGAGGACTCTGCTTGGCTGATTTCTTTCCTTGGTTGGGATGGCTCAACAAATTCAACGGTTATGAGAGTAGGCTAGAGAAGAACTTCAAAGAGTTGGATAACTTCTATGACAAAGTGATAAAGGAGCATGCAGTTAATAATGATGCTTCTGAGAGGCTTGGTGTTATGGAGCAACATCATGATGAAGATCTTGTTCATGTTCTTCTTCGACTTCAAAAGGATTCAAATCAAGAGATAGCCCTCAGCGATGACCAAATCAAGGGCGTTCTAACAGTATGTATATATACGCAATAAAATTTTATCcattttataaattaaagtaaGAGCAATGCTAGGGAACCAAAAGAGTATTAGCCAAAAACCAGCCAAATACTTTTGAATGAATTCAAAATTTCTACGAGTTAATATATATAGATGTTTCTTCTGTTAAGTAtcagaatgtttctttttcatactaaatggatgttcttttatatatttttcgaattttttttattgcaaatgtgaatgtctctatttctttaaaaatttcatatatttttttaaaattttatagatatttaattatttttgctaaaatataattgaatatttcttttattaagtATTAGAATGTTTTTTTGCCCCTTTCCATATTGCCCCTCCCAAACGCCTTCCAAATCCAATGGCAGTTGAGCCACATGTCCCT includes:
- the LOC130935420 gene encoding cytochrome P450 71A9-like — protein: MILSYALLVFLTLLFFILTFRKSDLQKNLPPGPRKLPFIGNLHQIGELPYLSLQELSSHHGPLMFLKLGSVPTLVVSSAEIAKEIFKNHDLAFSGRPKLYAGNRLGYNGSAMTFTPYGDYWKEIRKIVMLELLSAKRVQSFQAVRFEEVQVLLHSIALSGGSPVNLSHLTLSLTNNIVCRIAFGTRFGDASSKFYEMLRETQELLGGLCLADFFPWLGWLNKFNGYESRLEKNFKELDNFYDKVIKEHAVNNDASERLGVMEQHHDEDLVHVLLRLQKDSNQEIALSDDQIKGVLTDIFIAGTDTAAATMIWTMSELIRNPEKMERAQQEVREVVLSKKKVMVEESDLPMLPYLKSVVKEALRIHPPAPLLVPRETIHPCTIKGYEIPAGTRVFINAKTIAMDPTCWENPTEFSPERFLHSPIDFGGHHVEMLPFGAGRRGCPGVNFAMPLVELSLANLLFRFDWKLPDGVGREELDMQEAIGITMHKKSPLCLIPSPSFA